Proteins co-encoded in one Halorussus lipolyticus genomic window:
- a CDS encoding histidine kinase N-terminal 7TM domain-containing protein: MDISLTWLALGPFSAFVMSLYFLWHLWPYRDEPGGGLLIATVVCEGIWTGAYGFALLVFDPVVRQLLEIPIWFGKSFITVFFLAYALEYTGRAEIVRSKWMFLLGGIQLSSVMLVATNPLHQLAWSNYHIDPIFGAATVAYTHQMWLYMSMLMFYSLTTVALLLLLEAFVSYGSVYRGQTVVVALSFFAPFVANAAWLFKWVPHPGLNLTTTTLTIHLALDFYGLFHLDMFEQSPAARRVGERAAIHDLGTPVLIIDTKHRVIDVNEEAQRVFGIDAVGDIGGRLNDLVETPIDVTADEQLMTVRTDGERREYSVASSEVADSTGTHVGYTLVFQDVTEEKRREQRLEVLNRVLRHNLRNDMTTITGYAEVIQDTDDPDEIRDHTETIIETGRELAELGDKARRFERAMGESGERQRVEVGDLLADLAEEFREDYPGSRIHVDLPEGLALDTDPAVVRLVFSNLVENALRHDTHDRPRVEIGLTEVERDQNSVVFEVRDDGPGIPDHEVAVISQGEERDLEHGSGLGLWIIQWGVNVLGGDVAFDGDEDGTVVSVRLPGLVDAPSLKV, translated from the coding sequence ATGGATATCTCTCTGACGTGGCTGGCGCTCGGGCCGTTCTCGGCCTTCGTCATGTCGCTATACTTCCTCTGGCATCTCTGGCCCTACCGCGACGAACCGGGCGGTGGGCTACTTATCGCTACTGTCGTCTGTGAGGGCATCTGGACCGGGGCCTACGGGTTCGCGCTTCTGGTCTTCGACCCCGTGGTCCGACAACTGCTCGAGATACCCATCTGGTTCGGCAAAAGCTTCATCACGGTGTTCTTCCTCGCCTACGCCCTCGAATACACCGGCCGGGCCGAAATCGTCCGGTCGAAGTGGATGTTCCTCCTCGGCGGGATACAGTTGAGTTCGGTCATGCTCGTGGCGACCAATCCGCTCCACCAACTCGCGTGGAGCAACTACCACATCGACCCGATTTTCGGCGCGGCCACGGTGGCGTACACCCACCAGATGTGGCTCTACATGTCGATGCTCATGTTCTACTCGCTGACCACCGTCGCGCTGTTGTTGCTCTTGGAAGCGTTCGTGAGTTACGGGTCGGTCTACCGCGGCCAGACCGTCGTGGTCGCGCTGTCGTTTTTCGCGCCGTTCGTCGCAAACGCGGCGTGGCTATTCAAGTGGGTTCCGCATCCGGGTCTCAACCTCACCACGACGACGCTGACGATTCACCTCGCGCTGGACTTCTACGGTCTCTTTCACCTCGACATGTTCGAACAGTCGCCCGCGGCCCGGCGGGTCGGCGAGCGCGCCGCTATCCACGACCTCGGGACACCGGTCCTCATCATCGACACCAAACACCGGGTCATCGACGTGAACGAGGAGGCCCAGCGCGTGTTCGGCATCGACGCGGTGGGCGACATCGGCGGTCGGTTGAACGACCTCGTGGAGACCCCCATCGACGTGACCGCCGACGAGCAACTCATGACCGTCCGGACCGACGGCGAGCGCCGGGAGTACAGCGTGGCCAGTTCGGAAGTCGCCGACTCGACGGGGACCCACGTGGGCTACACCCTCGTCTTCCAAGACGTGACCGAGGAGAAGCGCAGAGAGCAACGCCTCGAAGTCCTCAACCGGGTCCTGCGCCACAACCTCCGCAACGACATGACGACGATTACCGGATACGCCGAGGTCATCCAAGACACCGACGACCCCGACGAGATTCGGGACCACACCGAGACCATCATCGAGACCGGCCGCGAGTTGGCCGAACTCGGCGACAAGGCCCGCCGGTTCGAGCGGGCGATGGGCGAGTCCGGCGAGCGCCAGCGTGTCGAGGTCGGGGACCTCCTCGCCGACCTCGCCGAGGAGTTCCGCGAGGACTACCCCGGCAGTCGCATCCACGTTGACCTCCCCGAGGGACTCGCGCTCGATACCGACCCCGCGGTGGTCCGACTGGTGTTCTCGAATCTGGTCGAGAACGCGCTCAGACACGACACCCACGACAGACCGCGGGTCGAAATCGGCCTCACCGAGGTCGAACGCGACCAGAACTCGGTCGTCTTCGAGGTCCGCGACGACGGACCGGGGATTCCCGACCACGAGGTCGCGGTCATCAGTCAGGGCGAGGAGCGTGACCTCGAACACGGAAGCGGACTGGGCCTCTGGATAATCCAGTGGGGCGTGAACGTCCTCGGCGGCGATGTGGCCTTCGACGGCGACGAGGACGGCACGGTCGTCTCGGTCCGACTCCCCGGACTGGTCGATGCGCCGTCCCTGAAAGTTTAA
- a CDS encoding universal stress protein, whose product MSKRVLVPIDGSPQSSDALHHALEEFPDDEITVFHVIDPIDAGYSAPVGIPGGSEEWYEGAKDDAEALFEEAQAVADEYGVTLQNATEMGRPSRTIVEYADDEGFDHIVMGSHGRSGVSRILLGSVAETVVRRATIPITVVR is encoded by the coding sequence ATGAGCAAGCGAGTTCTCGTCCCCATCGACGGGTCGCCTCAGTCGTCGGACGCGCTTCACCACGCGCTCGAAGAATTTCCGGACGACGAAATCACCGTCTTCCACGTCATCGACCCCATCGACGCCGGGTACAGCGCCCCGGTCGGCATCCCCGGCGGGTCCGAGGAGTGGTACGAGGGCGCGAAAGACGACGCCGAAGCACTGTTCGAGGAGGCCCAAGCAGTCGCCGACGAGTACGGGGTCACCCTCCAAAACGCGACCGAGATGGGTCGGCCCTCCCGGACCATCGTGGAGTACGCCGACGACGAGGGCTTCGACCACATCGTGATGGGAAGCCACGGGCGGTCGGGCGTCTCGCGGATTTTGCTGGGGAGCGTGGCCGAGACGGTGGTCCGGCGCGCGACCATTCCGATTACGGTGGTCCGGTAG
- a CDS encoding KaiC domain-containing protein has product MTEDDDWFERALREDDEDESSDAAESGASGSDEAASSAGPAEQVEAERVEEAELDAGDRDSDSGENSPTGGFGDAPDFDAGETGFGGSEQDEPDFGDAEADDSEFGGPDSDDGGFGGSESEETVFGGSDPDDEPGEGGEFGMGGGGDFGGEDAESGFGDGDADAGGFADADPYDEDDEDEGELFDDDFASAFKNAPGGGMGGEAGGGGGGGFGDEGGGFGGGGGGGFGMDGDEGFGGGFGGGPSESDDFDDEEFESSIPRIDLGIEGLDDMIQGGVPERSLITTVGSAGTGKTTFGLQFLHEALEKGENAVFITLEESHDRIVNTATEKGWEFDQYEDDGQLAVIDLDPIEMANSLTSIRNDLPRLVEQFGASRLVLDSVSLLEMMYDNQATRRNEVYDFTKSLKQAGVTTMLTSEASEDNAYASRHGIIEYLVDAVFILRYIRSSDDFRETRLAVEIQKIRDANHSREIKPYSITNEGISVYRQANIF; this is encoded by the coding sequence GTGACCGAGGACGACGACTGGTTCGAGCGCGCGCTCCGCGAGGACGACGAGGACGAATCGTCGGACGCCGCCGAGTCAGGAGCATCCGGGTCGGACGAGGCGGCCTCCTCGGCGGGACCCGCCGAGCAGGTGGAAGCCGAGCGAGTCGAAGAAGCCGAACTGGACGCCGGGGACCGCGACTCCGATTCCGGCGAGAACTCCCCAACCGGCGGATTCGGTGACGCCCCGGACTTCGACGCCGGAGAAACAGGATTCGGCGGTTCCGAGCAAGACGAACCCGACTTCGGCGACGCCGAGGCAGACGATAGTGAATTCGGCGGCCCCGACTCGGACGACGGCGGATTTGGCGGTTCAGAGTCTGAAGAAACCGTATTCGGTGGTTCCGACCCCGACGACGAACCGGGCGAGGGCGGCGAGTTCGGGATGGGTGGCGGCGGTGACTTCGGCGGCGAGGACGCCGAGAGCGGATTCGGCGACGGAGACGCTGACGCTGGTGGTTTCGCTGACGCCGACCCCTACGACGAAGACGACGAAGACGAGGGGGAACTGTTCGATGACGACTTCGCCAGCGCCTTCAAGAACGCCCCCGGCGGCGGCATGGGCGGCGAGGCCGGAGGCGGTGGCGGCGGTGGATTCGGTGACGAGGGCGGTGGGTTCGGCGGGGGCGGCGGTGGCGGATTCGGCATGGACGGCGACGAGGGTTTCGGCGGCGGATTCGGCGGTGGTCCCTCCGAGAGCGACGACTTCGACGACGAGGAGTTCGAGTCGTCCATCCCCCGCATCGACCTCGGCATCGAGGGGTTGGACGACATGATTCAGGGCGGCGTGCCCGAGCGGTCGCTCATCACCACCGTCGGGTCGGCCGGGACCGGGAAGACGACGTTCGGCCTCCAGTTCCTCCACGAGGCCCTCGAAAAGGGCGAGAACGCGGTGTTCATCACCCTCGAGGAGAGCCACGACCGCATCGTCAACACCGCGACCGAGAAGGGGTGGGAGTTCGACCAGTACGAGGACGATGGCCAACTCGCGGTCATCGACTTGGACCCAATCGAGATGGCCAACAGTCTGACCTCGATTCGCAACGACCTGCCGCGACTGGTCGAGCAGTTCGGCGCGAGTCGCCTCGTGTTGGACTCGGTGTCGCTGTTGGAGATGATGTACGACAATCAGGCCACCCGCCGAAACGAGGTCTACGACTTCACCAAGAGTCTGAAGCAGGCGGGCGTGACCACGATGCTCACCAGCGAGGCCAGCGAGGACAACGCCTACGCCTCCCGGCACGGCATCATCGAGTACCTCGTGGACGCCGTGTTCATCCTGCGCTACATCCGGAGTTCCGACGACTTCCGCGAGACTCGCCTCGCCGTCGAGATTCAGAAGATTCGGGACGCCAACCACTCGCGGGAAATCAAGCCCTACTCGATTACCAACGAGGGTATCAGCGTCTATCGGCAAGCCAACATCTTCTGA